The DNA segment CTCGGGTCTGGCGGGAGCTGGCCCCGGCGGACGATCCGCTGTGGTCCCAGGGGGTCTTCGCGGCGATGGAGCGCGGCCGCCTCGGCCCGGAGGGCTACCGCTATCTGCTGCTGCGCCGGGACGGCGAGCTGGTGGCCGTGCTGCCGCTGTGCCTCTTCCCCGGGCTGCGCCTGGACGACGTGGTGGGCCCGCGCGAACGCCGGCTGCTGCGCCCGCTGCGCGCCGTGTGCCCGGGACTGCTGCGCGTGCCCATGCTGTTCTGCGGCCATCTGCTGGGCCAGGGCCACATCGCGGCGGCCGGACCGCTGCCGGCGCGGGCCGTACGGCTCCTCGTGTCGGCGGCCGGGGACGTGGCCGCCTGGTCCGGGCTCGGGACCGTGGTGTTCAAGGACTTCGGCGACTCGGAACTCGCTTTGCTGCGTCCGGAGTTGGAGCGCGCCGGGTACTTCTTCACCCGCAGCATGCCGGACACCGAACTGCGGCTCGGGTACGACTCGTTCGAGGCGTACGTGCGCGCGCTGCCCGCCAAGCCGCGCCGCAACGCCCGGAGCAAGCTGCGCAAGTTCGCGGCCTGGCCGGGCGCCCGCGTCGAGATCGTCGAGGACTTCGCGCCCCTGCTGCCCGACGTACTCGCCCTGTACGAACAGGTGATGGACCGCGCGGACCAGACGCTGGACCGCCTGGACGCCTCCTTCCTCGCCGCCCTCGCGGACTGCGCCGAGCCGCGGCGGGCACTGGTCGCCGCGTTCGAGGGCGACCGCCTGGTGGCGTTCCTGCTGTGCCTGTTCCGGGGC comes from the Streptomyces sp. SUK 48 genome and includes:
- a CDS encoding GNAT family N-acetyltransferase; this translates as MRRERGAPARRGEPSPARASYRIEIADTVDAVPPRVWRELAPADDPLWSQGVFAAMERGRLGPEGYRYLLLRRDGELVAVLPLCLFPGLRLDDVVGPRERRLLRPLRAVCPGLLRVPMLFCGHLLGQGHIAAAGPLPARAVRLLVSAAGDVAAWSGLGTVVFKDFGDSELALLRPELERAGYFFTRSMPDTELRLGYDSFEAYVRALPAKPRRNARSKLRKFAAWPGARVEIVEDFAPLLPDVLALYEQVMDRADQTLDRLDASFLAALADCAEPRRALVAAFEGDRLVAFLLCLFRGTGATGARIGLDYRIAHEARLYHAVHYAAIRLAIESGCTHMRFAQTAYTPKVELGCGLVAQSYALTHRRPLPRALLRALLPRALDTALAEALGPHADLLPRPVAAPPPAPAAAPAAAPEKRTPHAPS